A stretch of Exiguobacterium sp. BMC-KP DNA encodes these proteins:
- the fliM gene encoding flagellar motor switch protein FliM encodes MSEVLSQHEIDALLSAISSGDMEVEEIRSQEEERRVKVYDFKRALRFSKDQLRNLTRIHEQFARVLTTHFSAQLRTYVQFTVNTVEQLPYDEFIHSIPNMTLINLVNLQPLDGKVIFEVNPNIAYAMLDRLLGGPGEGMNKIENLTEIETRILTQLFKRAFVQYGAAWESITELEAEYDDLEINPQFLQLVSPNETVILVSIYVTVGEVSGTLNVCLPFVTLEPILPKLSSHFWMQQDKRKSINDQASEHMQTQLMSSVVDLKAVLGQTDLSFGELLHLEVGDCLSLKTRTSDPVELFVDDRKMFKARPGLNGKHLALQVIQRIEEE; translated from the coding sequence ATGAGCGAAGTATTATCACAACATGAAATTGACGCCTTGCTATCAGCTATTTCAAGTGGAGATATGGAAGTTGAGGAAATCAGGAGTCAAGAAGAAGAGCGGCGCGTTAAAGTGTATGATTTCAAGCGTGCTCTTCGTTTCTCTAAAGACCAATTACGAAATTTAACGCGCATTCATGAGCAATTTGCTCGAGTGCTAACGACTCACTTTTCAGCTCAGTTAAGAACATATGTCCAGTTTACTGTGAATACGGTGGAACAACTGCCTTATGACGAATTTATTCATTCTATTCCAAATATGACATTAATCAATTTGGTCAACCTTCAGCCATTAGACGGGAAAGTCATTTTTGAAGTGAATCCAAACATTGCATATGCGATGTTAGATCGACTTCTTGGTGGACCGGGCGAAGGAATGAACAAAATTGAGAACTTAACAGAAATTGAAACACGAATTTTAACGCAGTTGTTTAAACGAGCATTCGTACAATACGGAGCAGCATGGGAATCGATTACAGAATTAGAAGCTGAATATGATGATCTTGAGATTAATCCACAATTTCTTCAGCTCGTTTCTCCAAACGAAACGGTTATACTCGTGTCCATTTATGTAACTGTCGGCGAAGTGAGTGGCACATTAAATGTATGTTTACCTTTCGTCACGTTGGAACCGATTTTACCTAAACTATCCAGTCATTTTTGGATGCAACAAGATAAACGTAAATCAATCAATGATCAAGCGTCTGAACATATGCAGACTCAATTAATGAGTTCTGTCGTCGATTTGAAAGCAGTGCTTGGCCAGACGGATCTGTCGTTTGGTGAGTTGTTACACCTCGAAGTTGGCGACTGTCTATCCCTGAAGACACGTACATCTGATCCGGTTGAACTGTTCGTCGATGATCGTAAAATGTTCAAGGCGCGACCAGGTCTAAATGGGAAGCATCTCGCTTTACAAGTCATACAACGAATTGAGGAGGAATAA
- the fliY gene encoding flagellar motor switch phosphatase FliY, which produces MSDMLSQDEIDALLRGAPSDSDDVSDSQSDEEVLDEMEIDALGEVGNISLGNSATALSALLNQKVEITTPHVRMITMDELRSRYPIPHVALRVGYTEGFKGENVLILTQRDASIIANLMMGGDGVIDETAEMEPIALSAVQEAMNQMMGAAATSMSTVFSMRIDISPPAVEIFDFSQEKSIVDSFSLWDSMVIIEFDLKIGTLIDSKIVQLAPLEFSKQLIQKLFLASTEVSHEPSPVQPAAHTQPKPSPAVEASPPPAKPAPVQEQVVKESVAVSPVQFGQLSDAQVDGTPSNIGMLYDVPLNVTVELGRTRRSVRDILELTQGSIIELDKLAGEPVDVFVNNTLIATGEVVVIEENFGVRITEIVNTKERLRMF; this is translated from the coding sequence ATGAGCGATATGCTTTCGCAAGATGAGATCGATGCTTTATTAAGAGGAGCGCCATCTGATTCTGATGATGTGAGCGATAGCCAATCTGATGAAGAAGTTTTAGACGAAATGGAAATCGATGCACTTGGAGAAGTTGGGAATATTTCTTTAGGGAATTCAGCTACGGCTTTATCCGCGTTATTGAATCAAAAAGTAGAAATCACGACGCCACATGTTCGAATGATTACGATGGATGAACTAAGAAGTCGGTATCCAATTCCGCATGTTGCTTTACGCGTTGGATATACAGAAGGTTTTAAAGGTGAAAATGTCCTCATCTTAACACAACGAGATGCCTCCATTATTGCGAACTTAATGATGGGTGGAGATGGTGTCATTGATGAGACTGCTGAGATGGAGCCGATTGCGCTCTCAGCTGTACAAGAAGCGATGAACCAAATGATGGGAGCTGCCGCTACATCGATGTCAACGGTATTCTCCATGAGAATTGATATCTCACCTCCAGCTGTTGAAATCTTTGATTTTTCTCAAGAGAAAAGTATCGTAGATAGTTTCTCTCTTTGGGACAGCATGGTCATCATTGAGTTCGATTTGAAAATCGGTACATTGATTGATTCGAAAATCGTACAGTTGGCACCGCTCGAGTTTTCGAAACAACTCATTCAAAAGTTGTTCTTAGCGAGTACTGAAGTATCACATGAACCTTCACCGGTTCAACCTGCGGCACATACTCAACCTAAGCCGTCACCAGCCGTTGAAGCTTCTCCGCCGCCTGCAAAACCTGCTCCAGTTCAGGAGCAAGTAGTGAAAGAGAGTGTTGCTGTCAGTCCTGTCCAATTCGGTCAATTAAGTGATGCACAAGTAGACGGAACACCTTCTAATATTGGTATGTTGTATGACGTGCCATTGAACGTCACGGTTGAACTAGGACGTACGCGACGATCGGTTAGAGATATTTTAGAACTGACGCAAGGTTCCATCATTGAACTTGATAAATTAGCAGGTGAACCAGTAGATGTGTTTGTAAATAATACGTTGATTGCGACTGGAGAAGTCGTTGTCATTGAAGAAAATTTCGGAGTACGTATTACAGAAATCGTAAATACAAAAGAACGTCTTCGGATGTTCTAA
- a CDS encoding flagellar export protein FliJ, with amino-acid sequence MRTIYERIIPLAEAEKDRVSKETAEKKMRYEDEMQKLYHLLIRYETFLKEQNQIGRIELVDSQYRERARDVVKQQIERQQLFVTQAKNVYEKAQSDLKEAMIEEKKFTKLQENHFFEVRRELAILEQNQLDELSLLHFKRGQMI; translated from the coding sequence ATGCGAACGATATACGAACGAATAATTCCGCTCGCTGAAGCGGAAAAGGATCGAGTCTCGAAAGAAACAGCTGAAAAAAAGATGCGATATGAAGACGAGATGCAAAAGCTTTACCATTTGTTGATTCGTTATGAAACATTTTTAAAAGAACAAAATCAGATTGGAAGAATCGAGTTGGTTGATTCGCAATATCGTGAAAGAGCTAGAGATGTTGTAAAACAACAAATCGAGAGACAACAGTTGTTTGTGACACAAGCTAAAAATGTATATGAAAAGGCTCAGTCGGATTTGAAAGAAGCCATGATTGAAGAGAAAAAATTCACCAAACTGCAAGAAAATCATTTTTTTGAAGTAAGGCGAGAACTTGCGATATTAGAACAAAATCAACTAGATGAGCTATCTCTTCTACACTTTAAAAGAGGTCAAATGATATGA
- a CDS encoding MotE family protein: MSEQKTSKQWILPLVIIPFIIILLTAYFVLNYANGRPLLSLPFDTEKTAKSTATSNDQELVKRLKVANSEIKKLRNEKEEQKQTLQVKEQEITKLISERDQLKKASAPAASTTSASEKKTKKTPVSDVYAEMSPKEAALIFNELSPTEVVSIIENIDAEQQAAIIAKMDAKKAAALTQLLSSE, encoded by the coding sequence ATGAGTGAACAAAAAACATCAAAGCAGTGGATATTACCTTTAGTGATCATCCCGTTTATCATCATCTTGCTGACAGCATACTTCGTGTTGAATTATGCGAACGGAAGACCATTATTATCTTTACCGTTCGATACAGAAAAAACAGCAAAATCTACTGCTACCTCTAATGACCAAGAGTTGGTCAAACGTTTAAAAGTAGCAAACAGCGAAATCAAGAAATTACGCAATGAAAAAGAAGAACAAAAGCAAACGTTGCAAGTGAAAGAACAAGAAATCACAAAACTAATTTCAGAACGGGATCAGTTGAAAAAAGCATCAGCTCCTGCTGCTTCAACTACTTCTGCGAGTGAGAAGAAAACTAAGAAAACACCAGTATCTGATGTATATGCTGAAATGTCACCTAAAGAAGCTGCGTTAATCTTTAATGAGCTCAGCCCAACTGAAGTGGTTTCGATCATCGAGAACATCGATGCAGAACAGCAAGCTGCAATCATTGCCAAAATGGATGCAAAAAAAGCAGCAGCATTAACTCAACTATTATCTTCGGAATAG
- a CDS encoding flagellar hook-length control protein FliK, with translation MNISDLQMNPVQGTAIGTDEMGNATDAAGKFATLLQFLTKNDLTVNQGIPDVSLKDSERVDVDGKSEKAVLLQNIQSLMDHPEMILEVLEQPEVSSLPIHSVKHREIVQILKAIQEGNIESAVQLLDQSSITPAQINTLIGNVLQKQNQQLKPEANPVQSIGTSPVEENMENLILPVKNELTSSKEKLMETGQNKMANVVQKQSQEPSSALEQDIKANTAAPAVSVNRMNHALLFNSVNRTVPFLPVDEQIVNRIEAALKQAPFINGKDGSSKISIRLYPEQLGELVVQVDRKGNELTIKLFMANEQTKQLIEQQLGKLHTTLHQQSPVVKIETGIIATAAREFEQGFSSERREQEKQESSSHQQEEEREEEEDDGRD, from the coding sequence ATGAATATTTCAGATCTTCAAATGAATCCGGTACAAGGAACAGCGATAGGTACCGATGAGATGGGGAACGCAACAGATGCAGCCGGTAAATTTGCGACGCTTTTGCAATTTCTAACGAAGAATGACTTGACTGTAAATCAAGGAATTCCGGATGTATCACTAAAAGATTCGGAACGTGTAGATGTAGATGGAAAATCTGAAAAGGCTGTATTGCTTCAAAATATCCAGTCGCTTATGGATCACCCAGAAATGATTTTAGAAGTGCTGGAGCAACCTGAAGTTAGTAGCCTTCCAATTCACTCGGTGAAGCATCGAGAGATTGTTCAGATTTTAAAGGCGATTCAAGAAGGAAATATCGAATCTGCTGTTCAGCTACTCGATCAATCATCCATCACTCCCGCTCAAATCAATACATTGATAGGAAATGTATTGCAGAAACAGAATCAGCAATTGAAGCCAGAAGCAAATCCTGTGCAGAGTATCGGGACGTCTCCAGTAGAAGAAAACATGGAGAATTTGATTCTACCCGTCAAAAATGAGCTGACTTCGTCAAAAGAGAAGTTGATGGAAACGGGTCAGAATAAAATGGCGAATGTCGTTCAGAAACAAAGTCAAGAGCCATCCTCGGCATTAGAACAAGATATTAAAGCCAATACAGCAGCTCCAGCAGTAAGTGTAAACCGAATGAATCATGCGCTACTTTTCAATAGTGTGAATCGCACAGTTCCGTTTTTACCAGTCGATGAGCAAATCGTGAATCGAATCGAAGCGGCGTTAAAACAAGCACCTTTTATAAACGGTAAAGATGGTTCTTCAAAAATCTCTATTCGTTTATATCCTGAACAGTTAGGTGAACTAGTCGTTCAAGTAGATCGAAAAGGAAATGAACTTACGATTAAGCTTTTCATGGCGAATGAGCAAACAAAGCAATTGATTGAACAACAACTCGGAAAACTACATACGACACTACATCAACAGAGTCCGGTTGTGAAAATCGAAACAGGTATCATTGCTACGGCAGCAAGAGAATTTGAACAAGGATTCTCTTCAGAACGACGTGAACAGGAAAAACAGGAATCTTCTTCACATCAGCAAGAAGAAGAGCGAGAGGAGGAAGAAGATGACGGAAGGGATTAA
- the flgD gene encoding flagellar hook assembly protein FlgD, which translates to MTEGIKNDGSSFQLPEKKQTVSNNSMDKDMFMKILIAQLSNQDPTAPMEDKEFIAQMAQFSSLEQMQSIGKGMETMILNQHAGALMTYSNLIGKDVSYTPSSNAEGETSSTEETATVLSVKRDGVDVIAELSNGKRVSVYDLTQIKSKEEK; encoded by the coding sequence ATGACGGAAGGGATTAAAAATGACGGTTCTTCGTTTCAGTTACCTGAAAAAAAGCAAACCGTATCCAACAACTCGATGGATAAAGATATGTTCATGAAGATTTTAATCGCCCAGTTATCGAACCAAGATCCAACAGCTCCAATGGAAGATAAAGAGTTCATTGCCCAAATGGCTCAGTTTTCTTCGTTAGAACAGATGCAATCGATTGGAAAAGGCATGGAAACGATGATCCTAAACCAGCATGCAGGTGCGCTAATGACGTACAGTAACCTGATTGGAAAAGATGTCAGTTATACACCGTCTTCTAACGCTGAGGGTGAAACCTCTTCAACGGAAGAGACAGCAACTGTACTAAGTGTCAAACGAGATGGTGTGGATGTCATCGCTGAATTATCGAACGGTAAACGGGTCAGTGTGTATGACCTGACGCAAATCAAATCTAAGGAGGAAAAATAA
- a CDS encoding flagellar biosynthetic protein FliO: MKKVTLLICLLFLLALPVNAETVEEKLNPTQNDAPATQQVDESPSMALTIFKGVVVLIVLIGGFILVTRFIHERTRGVRHSGRLTHLGGVPLGKDRSVQLVKIQGKIYVVGVGENVQLLDTLDDFEGYESTDFEESSPKSSPSPFLETFKQQLEQLQKNRGRS, from the coding sequence ATGAAAAAAGTGACTTTGCTGATTTGTCTACTGTTTTTGCTTGCGCTTCCCGTAAATGCAGAAACAGTCGAAGAAAAATTAAATCCAACTCAGAACGATGCACCGGCGACTCAGCAAGTCGATGAGAGTCCTTCCATGGCGTTGACCATTTTTAAAGGAGTCGTCGTTCTGATCGTCTTGATCGGCGGATTCATCCTTGTGACACGATTCATTCATGAACGGACGCGAGGTGTTAGACATTCTGGACGATTGACACATCTAGGTGGAGTACCACTTGGGAAAGATCGATCGGTCCAGTTAGTCAAGATACAAGGTAAGATTTACGTCGTCGGTGTTGGTGAAAATGTACAATTATTAGACACTTTGGATGATTTTGAAGGATACGAATCGACGGATTTTGAAGAGTCTTCTCCTAAATCATCACCATCACCGTTTCTTGAGACGTTTAAACAACAACTCGAACAACTGCAAAAGAATCGAGGGCGCTCATGA
- a CDS encoding response regulator: protein MSAKVLIVDDAAFMRMMIKEILSKNGYDVVGEAENGLEAVSKYKELTPDLVTLDITMPEMDGISALKEIKAINPAAKVIMCSAMGQQSMVIDAIQAGAKDFIVKPFQADRVLEAVSKTVSS, encoded by the coding sequence ATGAGTGCAAAAGTATTAATCGTAGATGACGCTGCTTTCATGCGAATGATGATCAAGGAAATTTTATCGAAGAACGGCTATGATGTCGTTGGTGAAGCGGAGAATGGATTAGAGGCTGTTTCGAAGTATAAGGAATTAACACCAGATCTCGTCACACTTGATATCACGATGCCAGAAATGGATGGAATCTCTGCTTTAAAAGAAATTAAAGCAATTAATCCGGCTGCCAAAGTCATCATGTGTTCAGCAATGGGACAACAGTCGATGGTTATCGATGCGATTCAAGCAGGTGCGAAAGATTTCATCGTCAAACCGTTCCAAGCAGATCGTGTACTTGAAGCGGTCTCGAAAACTGTCTCGTCATGA
- the fliP gene encoding flagellar type III secretion system pore protein FliP (The bacterial flagellar biogenesis protein FliP forms a type III secretion system (T3SS)-type pore required for flagellar assembly.), with protein MNTIENLISLDTPSGTATSIKLLVLLTLLSLAPSLLILMTCFTRVVVVLSFVRSALGTQQTPPNQLLVGLALFITLFVMSPVLSELNTTALKPYMADKISQDEAFDNAGDTMKRFMSKHTRTNDLELFLKYGNYEKPKKIEDIPLVALVPAYAISELKTAFQIGFMIFIPFLVIDMVVSSVLMSMGMMMLPPVMIALPFKLLLFILVDGWHLIVESLLVSMR; from the coding sequence ATGAATACGATTGAGAATCTGATATCACTCGATACTCCGTCAGGAACAGCGACATCCATTAAACTGCTCGTGTTATTGACGTTGTTATCGCTTGCACCGTCACTACTCATCTTAATGACCTGTTTCACACGTGTCGTCGTCGTATTGTCTTTCGTCCGTTCGGCTCTCGGAACGCAACAGACGCCACCGAACCAGTTACTCGTCGGACTCGCTTTGTTCATCACGTTATTCGTCATGTCGCCTGTCTTATCTGAATTAAACACGACGGCTCTTAAACCATATATGGCAGATAAAATTAGTCAAGATGAAGCGTTTGATAATGCGGGAGACACGATGAAACGGTTCATGTCGAAGCACACGCGCACGAACGATTTAGAGTTGTTTTTAAAATACGGTAATTATGAAAAACCAAAAAAGATTGAAGATATTCCACTTGTCGCACTCGTTCCAGCATATGCGATCAGTGAATTAAAAACGGCGTTTCAAATCGGGTTCATGATCTTCATACCTTTCCTTGTCATTGATATGGTTGTTTCAAGCGTCCTGATGTCGATGGGGATGATGATGTTGCCACCTGTCATGATTGCGTTACCGTTTAAATTATTGTTATTTATTTTAGTTGACGGCTGGCACCTGATCGTTGAATCGTTGCTTGTCAGTATGCGTTAG
- a CDS encoding flagellar basal body-associated FliL family protein — translation MAEEEKKKSKLKLPLIMVIVALMMVGAGYMVMKYLIAPDETKAKVEQPTGEELDARSLQTDDLTTNISDERFLNVQFTIVTDDQKTRDDLELRKFQINNIILGDLSTMKKSDLDSKADMEKLEEKLRVQFKKLIQEGDVQRVYTTKKIIQ, via the coding sequence ATGGCGGAAGAAGAGAAAAAGAAAAGTAAGCTTAAATTACCATTAATCATGGTCATCGTTGCTCTCATGATGGTTGGAGCTGGGTACATGGTAATGAAATATTTGATTGCTCCAGATGAAACGAAAGCAAAAGTAGAACAGCCGACTGGAGAAGAGCTTGATGCACGTAGTCTTCAGACTGATGATTTGACGACGAACATTTCAGACGAACGTTTCTTGAATGTACAATTTACAATTGTAACCGATGATCAAAAAACACGAGATGATTTAGAATTGCGTAAATTCCAAATTAACAACATCATTCTTGGGGATTTATCTACCATGAAAAAATCGGATTTGGATTCGAAAGCCGACATGGAGAAACTGGAAGAAAAATTACGTGTCCAGTTCAAAAAACTCATCCAAGAGGGTGATGTCCAACGTGTCTATACTACGAAAAAAATCATCCAGTGA
- the flgG gene encoding flagellar basal body rod protein FlgG, whose translation MLRSMYSGISGLKNFQTKLDVVGNNIANVNTFGYKKGRVTFKDLVNQSVGSASGAGGNVGGTNPKQVGLGASMSTVDNVYNQGALQNTGRTLDVGISGEGFYQVMTAEGVRYTRSGNFYTDLDGNIVTGDGNYVVGTGTATVPTVPVPNNLPDAPATPTAGYQKLKIPTDARNLSIGKDGLVTYVNNTGALTTVGYITLANFPNPGGLEKSGVNLFSASQNSGGAAIGTPSTKGLGQLTSGTLEMSNVDLSEEFTEMIIAQRGFQANTRIITTSDQVLEELVNLKR comes from the coding sequence ATGTTACGTTCAATGTATTCAGGAATCAGTGGATTGAAAAACTTCCAAACGAAATTGGATGTCGTCGGTAACAACATCGCAAACGTCAATACATTCGGTTATAAAAAAGGGCGTGTCACGTTCAAGGATTTAGTTAACCAATCTGTCGGATCTGCTTCAGGTGCTGGTGGTAATGTCGGGGGAACAAACCCAAAACAAGTTGGTCTCGGGGCATCGATGTCAACAGTCGATAACGTTTACAACCAAGGAGCACTTCAAAATACAGGTCGGACGCTTGACGTCGGGATTTCAGGAGAAGGATTCTATCAAGTCATGACAGCGGAAGGTGTTCGATATACGAGATCTGGAAACTTCTATACAGATTTAGATGGAAACATCGTTACTGGTGATGGAAACTACGTTGTTGGTACTGGAACAGCTACTGTTCCAACCGTTCCTGTTCCTAACAACTTACCGGATGCACCTGCAACGCCGACTGCCGGTTACCAAAAATTAAAAATCCCTACCGATGCACGAAACTTATCTATTGGGAAAGATGGATTAGTCACTTATGTAAATAATACAGGTGCGTTAACTACGGTAGGGTACATTACATTAGCAAACTTCCCTAACCCGGGTGGTCTTGAAAAATCAGGCGTGAACTTATTCTCGGCTTCGCAAAACTCAGGTGGAGCAGCAATAGGAACACCGAGCACTAAAGGTCTCGGTCAATTGACATCCGGGACACTCGAGATGTCAAACGTCGATTTGTCAGAAGAATTTACGGAAATGATCATTGCACAGCGTGGTTTCCAGGCAAACACACGAATTATTACAACGAGTGACCAAGTGTTAGAAGAACTCGTCAATCTGAAACGATGA
- a CDS encoding flagellar FlbD family protein yields MIQLTTLRKTPLVINASLIESIRSTPDTTIHLIGGQTYVVQESMEEVTEAAIQFYRQIGLTGLTSVRRIDDGGRREKEK; encoded by the coding sequence ATGATTCAGTTAACGACGTTACGGAAAACACCATTAGTCATTAATGCCAGCTTGATTGAATCCATTCGTTCGACTCCTGATACGACGATTCACCTCATTGGTGGACAAACGTATGTCGTACAAGAATCGATGGAGGAAGTGACGGAGGCAGCAATTCAATTTTATCGTCAAATCGGATTGACCGGCTTGACGAGTGTAAGGAGGATCGATGATGGCGGAAGAAGAGAAAAAGAAAAGTAA
- the fliQ gene encoding flagellar biosynthesis protein FliQ has product MTQEMIIQLASSAVWTLLKVSAPLLLVSLVVGLLVSILQATTQIQEQTLSFVPKIVAVFLALVFFGPWIMQELQTFTIDLFKQIAEVSRK; this is encoded by the coding sequence ATGACTCAAGAAATGATTATTCAGTTGGCAAGTTCTGCTGTCTGGACATTACTCAAAGTTTCAGCTCCCTTGTTACTCGTCTCGCTCGTTGTCGGTCTACTCGTCAGTATCTTACAGGCGACGACGCAGATTCAGGAACAAACGTTATCGTTCGTTCCGAAGATCGTTGCCGTCTTTTTAGCACTCGTCTTTTTCGGTCCATGGATCATGCAGGAGTTACAGACCTTTACGATTGATCTATTTAAGCAAATCGCTGAGGTTTCCCGAAAATGA